The genome window CCCCGAGAGCCATCGCTACGACTCCGTTGAACAGAGAACCGAGCGAAAGCGCTCCGCCTCCGACCAGGGCCGTGAACGCAAGGCCACTCTTGACCTCCGATGAGTTGATCTTAGCCACCGGTACCGTTGTGAGCCGCCCCCTTGCCCTTGAGTACAGAAGCCTGTAAAGAACGAGAGACCCAAGCACGACTAAAAGGGCCGTGCCGCCAATGACAAGTGCCGCTTGCTCTAAGGGGATAACGGCTCCTGGAGTGATCAAGCCCCAGTATGATAGCAGAAGTACCTCTACTACAAAGACAGCGCCGATGGTGACGTAAGCTGGCCTCCTCGAAATCTCACGCCCTTTCCAGCGGTCAACGAAGGGAAGGAAAGTCAGAGCCAAGAAGATTAGTGTGACTACCGAAAGCGCAGCCGCAAGCCCGGTCGAACCTTCGAATACAGAGATTTTGAGGACCTGATAGATCCAGAGGAAATACCAGTCAGGCTGGGGTATGTACCCTTGAGCCACCGAGGCCGAGTACGCCGGAGGCAAGGTTAGGGGGAAGACCGCCGAGATTAGTAACATCCCCGCCCCAAAGAAGAACGAAAGCTCCAGCAGGTAGAAAGTCACGTCAGGGAAAATTGGAAGAAGCCTCGGCTTCTTCTCGCTCGGCAAACCTCCGGTCGGTTCGGCGACGCCGTGTGACTCGAGCATGTACATCTTCGCGACAAGCAAGATAAGCAGAACCGCCGGGAGGACGACGACGTGTAGGTCGAAGAACCGCAACATCTCTGCAGCGTCACCACCACCACCCACGATTAGGAATGTGAGCAGAGAAGAGACGGGCTGCGGAAGAGCCGTAACCATTCCGACCCCTACGTCAGTTGCTGACTTTGACACAACTGTCCAAGGAAGAAGGTATCCAGTAAAGCCGAACCCCAGCGTAACGAAGCCCATTAGCATCCCTACGATCCACATGGCCTCCCTTGGTTTTTTGTGCACCGAGACGAAATATCCTCTCATCAGGTGCATGAAGGCCAGCATGATCATTGCATAGGCTGTGTAGAGGTGAACTGTCTGCAAGAACCTCCCGTTGTAGACGTTCTGAAAGATGTAAACCGTCGACGAGTAAGCTTCCGACGGGCTGGGAACATAATAGAGCATCAATATGAGTCCGGTCACTCCTTGAATCACAAAGGCCACGACTGCGAGTGCGCCGAGCCAGTAGAATGGGTTCAGCGCATATTCCGGGACGGGTCGGAACGTAGATTGGCTCAGACCCAGCCTTGAGTCGAACCAACCGGCCAGCCTTGTGAGGAATCTCTCGTTCTCCGACAATCTCTATCTCCCTAAGTACTCGAAACCAAGTTCCCGCCTTGAAGGTCGGATGTAACGTCGCTTGAGCCAGTATTGTGTCCGAAAATGGACGGAGGACTCATGCCTACTGCATAGACGTTTCCAGAACTGTCAACTTCGAGGGTGACCTGAGGCAGAGGCCTGGGCGAAGGCCCTCCTATTACCTTCGCGCCTTGTGTTAGGTCGTAAATGCTCCCATGGCAAGTGCAGTATGCGACTGGCGAGGGAGCTACGTACGACTTGTTTGCCGAGGGCGACCCGCCTGGAGGGACGAATCCGACAGACGTGCAACCGAGGTGCTGGCATATGGAGCTGAACGCTACGATGTCCTCGTCTGGGCCTACACCACCTGAGGCTCGTTGGCCAGTCTTGACCAGAATGTTCGGTTCGTTGTCAAGGGGATAATTGAATATCACAGCGGCCCCGGAAGCCAGTTCACTGACACTCGAGAGTTTGACCCTCGGAAATGATGTTTGGGTTGCGGCCCCAGGAACCGCGGGAACGACCACCGCCTTCATTACAGAAGCGATGCCGGCTAGCGCCAGAACTGCGGAAATGGACGCCGCGTATTTCAGGAAATTCCTTCTCGACTCTTCGGAGCCGTCCTCGCCCCTTGGGTTAGGTTGATCCGTCATTGAGATATGGCCTTTCCCCTCGGGAGGGCGACATCAGCGGTTAGCTCGCCGCCACCAAACCGGCCATCCAGCCGGGTGTGGACATTGCCCCACCTAAGCCGCCGGCACCAAACCCGCATCCTGTCTTACAATACCAGAGATAGTTCCCTGCGTGGTCAACTTTGAAGTAGGCAACCACGGTCGAGCTCGTGGGAAGCGGTATGTTCAAGCCAATGTCTGGAATGGAGAAGGTGTGGCTCAGGACTGACTGGGGTATGCTCGTCACCGTCTGACCTCCCATGACCTGAATCCCTGGAGCCCCCTGGCTTGAGTTGATGTTCGCGTTCGAGGCTACAAAGATTGTCCCGTTAGTCGTTCCCGAAACAGAATCAAAACCTGGAGAAACAAGCGATGCGTTCCCCTCGTCGTAGTTCACGATCACGAGTTTGATCAGTCGCCCTGCGGGGAGGCTGATCTTGGCAGACGATTGTAGGCCGCTGGGCCCAAGAACGTAAAACACAGGTTGGGTCCCGACCGTCTGATTGTAAGTGTTCTCGGTCGAAACCACCATTGTCACCACATAGGGCGCGTTGGACGAAGCGTTCTCCGGAACAGTC of Candidatus Bathyarchaeia archaeon contains these proteins:
- a CDS encoding cytochrome bc complex cytochrome b subunit produces the protein MSENERFLTRLAGWFDSRLGLSQSTFRPVPEYALNPFYWLGALAVVAFVIQGVTGLILMLYYVPSPSEAYSSTVYIFQNVYNGRFLQTVHLYTAYAMIMLAFMHLMRGYFVSVHKKPREAMWIVGMLMGFVTLGFGFTGYLLPWTVVSKSATDVGVGMVTALPQPVSSLLTFLIVGGGGDAAEMLRFFDLHVVVLPAVLLILLVAKMYMLESHGVAEPTGGLPSEKKPRLLPIFPDVTFYLLELSFFFGAGMLLISAVFPLTLPPAYSASVAQGYIPQPDWYFLWIYQVLKISVFEGSTGLAAALSVVTLIFLALTFLPFVDRWKGREISRRPAYVTIGAVFVVEVLLLSYWGLITPGAVIPLEQAALVIGGTALLVVLGSLVLYRLLYSRARGRLTTVPVAKINSSEVKSGLAFTALVGGGALSLGSLFNGVVAMALG
- a CDS encoding Rieske 2Fe-2S domain-containing protein, whose protein sequence is MTDQPNPRGEDGSEESRRNFLKYAASISAVLALAGIASVMKAVVVPAVPGAATQTSFPRVKLSSVSELASGAAVIFNYPLDNEPNILVKTGQRASGGVGPDEDIVAFSSICQHLGCTSVGFVPPGGSPSANKSYVAPSPVAYCTCHGSIYDLTQGAKVIGGPSPRPLPQVTLEVDSSGNVYAVGMSPPSIFGHNTGSSDVTSDLQGGNLVSST